The genomic stretch CTAAATACATAGAGCTTGCTGGCAAAGGAGACTACGCAGGAGCCATTCACACCTTACGCGAACGCAATCCCCTGCTCCTTGTGTGTGGGCGTGTATGCCCTCGCCCGTGCGAGGCGGACTGCCGCAGAGCGCATGTAGACGAACCTGTAGCTATAAACATGATTAAGCGTTTTGTTGCCGACTGGGAGCTAAAAAACAATCTGCGCCTTGAAATACCTTGCGCACGTGAGACCGGTCATAAAGTAGCGGTAATAGGCGGAGGACCGGCAGGACTTTCATGTGCATTCTTTTTACGCAGACTTGGGCATAGCCCGACAATTTTCGAATCTATGCCTGAGCTTGGCGGTCAGCTTCGTTACGGCATACCGGAATACAGACTTCCCAAGAAAGACCTTGCATGGGAAATTCAGGGAATCCTTGATCTTGGAATTGAAGTCCACACAGAAAAGAATTTCGGCGTTGACTTTACCACAGAGAGTTTAGAGAAAGAAGGCTTTGAAGCTTTCTTCATAGGACTTGGAGCATGGGCCAGCGGCACACTCAGAATTGAGGGTGAAGAATCTGTGGGTGTACTTAGCGGAACAGAATTACTCACGGGAGTAGGACTTAACGAAGCTCCGGAAATAGGTCCCAAAGTTTTAGTTGTAGGTGGTGGTAATACCGCCATCGACACGGCTCGGACGAGCATTCGTTTAGGATGTGATGTAACTATAGTCTACCGCAGAACCCGCAACGAAATGCCCGCGAATATAGAAGAAATTGAAGGAGCAGAAGACGAGGGTGTTAAATTCATATTCCTCACAGCTCCAACCAAGGTTATTGCCGATGAAAATGGGTGCGCAACTCACCTTGAATGTATAAAAATGAAACTAGGCGAACCAGATGAATCGGGTCGCCGCAGGCCTAACCCGATTGAAGGCTCTGAAGTACAATATTCAGCAGACACAATCATAGCCGCGATCGGTCAAAAACCGTCACTATCATGTTTCTATTCAGAAGATTCAGACCAGTGCCCACTAGACTTCACACGCTGGAGAACAGTAAATGCTAACCCTGACACCTTGCAGACAGCAGTTGAAAACGTCTTCACAGGCGGCGATCTCTTTAGTGGACCTGATCTTGTTATATCAGCTGTGGGAGCAGGACGAAGAGCAGCCCGTTCAATCCACCACCTGCTAACAACGGGAGAAATACCTGTAGCGGACAATATTGCTCGCCAGCTTATTCCGTACACACTGTTTAAAGATGTTGACGGAGTTATCAATAAAGACCGCTCATCTATGCCTCACCTTTGCGAAGGAGATCATAGAACGTCTACGTTCAGCGAAGTCGAGGGAGCTTTATCCGAAGAACAGCTTAAGATCGAAACTGCACGCTGCTTACGCTGCGGCCTTATTTGCTATGATAGAGATATCCCACTTGCAGATGTAAAAACCGAACGAGTTGGAGAAAAGGTTGAATAGCTTCAGCAGTGTATTGAAATAACTGTGTGCAAACTATATCCATGCGAGAAGTACGAGAAAAATAAATAAGGTTTGGAAAGATACCCGTAAAGGATATTAGCTTACTAAACTCAAATTTATGGTTCTAAAAGGCTGGTAATATTTGATCTGGCAAGAATATAAACAGAAACGCAACACAGACATCTACTTGCTATAGAAACCTTTCTGTTCATAATTGTGCCAATCTTATCCGGCAGTGGCTAGCTGTTAGTTTGTATGACAGATCTAATTTATCTAAGTAGAGATTCTCTACACTTTAATTTCCAACATCCAAACACTTCTTTTAATTCATTCAACTCATACAGAGCACAAAAAAAGGCGCGAAGAGCAAATGCTCTTCGCGCCTAAACTTTGAAATTTCAAAGTTATTATTTCTGGAGGCCGCCCTGAACGTCTTTGAGCAATTCCTGAACCTGAGCAAGTTTAGCCTGCTCTTCAGGAGTTAGCTGCTGACTGATGTAACCAGCTTTCTGGGTCATTTCTTCGATCATGCCGTCCATAATAATATGTCTTGTCTTCAAAGGAAGTTTTTCTAATTCAACAATTCTAGTGTCGACTGTTGCCATCTGAGTATTAAGAGTTGCAACCTCTCCGCGAACGCTTTGAAGATCTTTTACTTCAGTGGTCAAGCTGCTGAGGTTCTGATTTAGTCCGTAGAAAAATACTACGAGAAGTACAATCGCCATAAAAGATATGATGACTGCTACTTTACCCATGTCTTTTTGAGCTGTGTCACCGATGCCAGCTGCGAATTCCTGTTCTGTGGATTCTTCTTTAGTCTGGTAATCTTCCATCTGGTGAACTTTTTCAGTTGCTGCGCTCATTTCTATTTCCTCCTGAATGATCATGTTTAAATCGAAAAGACAATATACTTGAAGGATGACTTCAAATCAAGAAAATATCTAAATTAAAAAAATATTCTCACATCCTCAAATTCAAATAATTAAGTCTCATAAATCACTACTTTCTGCAACTCTTTGAGGCTCTTTAAACAAGATTTTATGCATATTTTTTAGAACCATATGCACTTAAAGTTCACTAAGTAACCACGACACTCTCATATCTGCCGCTTCGTAAACTTATTGTATATTATTGATTCCACTGGCCCGTGAATTGCATTCAACCACTATAGATAATTAACTATGGAAAATATTACTCTATTAAAATTTCAGGAGCATTAAATGATAACCTCTACAAATTCTGCGATTAGCGGGGCCGGGTCAGCCAGCAGCTATTTCACTAGTATGTCCAAAAGCTCTTCTGAATCTGAAAACACAAATATTTCTAGTGACTTAACAGAAAGTCAAATACGTAGACAGCTCCAGATGCAATTTGCTTCACAAAGCTTTGGATTAACATCAGACGAGCAGCAGCAAGTCGGTTCCTATTTTTCACAGCTTAATAATATTTACGGTACAGCTGACAGCTCTATGCGTGAGGATGAGGAAAAAAAGTTTCAGGAACTTAAGTACGAACTAGATGATCTTTATGGATTATCGGATGAGCCTAAGCAACTGACTGACGAAGAAAAAGAAAAAGCTGACGAAATCCAGACCAAGCTGGACGAGCTATACAATATTCTACCAACAAAAGATCCTGAAGGCGCTGACCTAAATAGAGCAGAAAGCTTAAAATGGGAGCTTCGAAAATTATATTACCCCGAAGGAAAGACTCTTAGTGTTGCAGAGAAAAAGGTTGAATCTTCGATTCAGGTTGAGCTTAAAGAACTCTTCGGAATTGAGGGGCCTAAAAATCTATCCAGCGAAGAGCAGACAATTGCAGACGGACTCAGATCAGAATTAGACGAACTCATGGGTACAAGTAAAAAAGAACTGACTGACGAAGAAAAAGTTAAAGCTGATGAAATTATTTCTGAAATGGAAGAGCTTGCCGGAAATATTATAACTCACGGCCTTAGCACTGCTGAAAAAAACCTATATAAAGAGTTCGACAACCGTTTTAACGAATTAACTGACCTATCTAAGGAAAGAGAGTTAACCGAAAAAGAACAGGAACTGCTGGCTGAAAGCAATCAGCATATAAACACACTTCTTAGTAAGGCGGCTCAAATTCAGGATCAGCAAGATACAGAGGCTAAGCAGGTACATACACAAATGGGCGGTTTTTTCTCGCAAATGGGCTATGAGGGCGGAGGATCATTAATCTCTACTCAAGTGTAGTTTTTTAAGCCTGATTAATTTTTTGCTTGATAAGCAACCATATTTTTCTTACCCCTGTCCCTCTCCACTATAAATAACTTCTCAGGAACGACAGGAGCACAGATGCCTATTTTCGAATTTAAATGCCACAAGTGCGGAAAAGAATTTGACGATTTAATCATGCCGGGCAAGGAAGCCATCACTAACTGCCCAGAATGCGGAACAAACGAATGTGAAAAATTACTTTCCAAGGGTAACGTAAGACCGAACGGAATTCCTAAAGGC from Maridesulfovibrio frigidus DSM 17176 encodes the following:
- a CDS encoding FAD-dependent oxidoreductase is translated as MITSSILVLFGLGFTAAVILAVASKVLHVKEDPRIAQLEDALPGVNCGGCGYAGCAGAANAVVEGKSGSNVCVIGGLDTAKAVAAVMGLEVLEAEPDLAFRDCTGGERAEDLFTYEGAGDCRAQALLYKGSKTCPEGCLGLGTCVAVCPFDAIHMGPEGLPVVDPLACRSCKKCVDACPRNVLSIISMTERLMHQEEVNDCLAPCRQKCPGQINIPKYIELAGKGDYAGAIHTLRERNPLLLVCGRVCPRPCEADCRRAHVDEPVAINMIKRFVADWELKNNLRLEIPCARETGHKVAVIGGGPAGLSCAFFLRRLGHSPTIFESMPELGGQLRYGIPEYRLPKKDLAWEIQGILDLGIEVHTEKNFGVDFTTESLEKEGFEAFFIGLGAWASGTLRIEGEESVGVLSGTELLTGVGLNEAPEIGPKVLVVGGGNTAIDTARTSIRLGCDVTIVYRRTRNEMPANIEEIEGAEDEGVKFIFLTAPTKVIADENGCATHLECIKMKLGEPDESGRRRPNPIEGSEVQYSADTIIAAIGQKPSLSCFYSEDSDQCPLDFTRWRTVNANPDTLQTAVENVFTGGDLFSGPDLVISAVGAGRRAARSIHHLLTTGEIPVADNIARQLIPYTLFKDVDGVINKDRSSMPHLCEGDHRTSTFSEVEGALSEEQLKIETARCLRCGLICYDRDIPLADVKTERVGEKVE
- a CDS encoding FmdB family zinc ribbon protein is translated as MPIFEFKCHKCGKEFDDLIMPGKEAITNCPECGTNECEKLLSKGNVRPNGIPKGNGGYKLSPCHECQSKK